Proteins encoded in a region of the Micropterus dolomieu isolate WLL.071019.BEF.003 ecotype Adirondacks linkage group LG09, ASM2129224v1, whole genome shotgun sequence genome:
- the LOC123977019 gene encoding E3 ubiquitin-protein ligase ZNRF2-like, whose amino-acid sequence MGAKQSSPVFDGRTRAYSSSDLPSGNPSRGERIAGFRYTNGPDGPRIRYTGGGPASSGLSIPAGGRSGSHVLNQSLDGDDENQLPPDGHRLLIGSLPAHLSPHLLGGFHCPVCSKFMASDEIEKHLLMCFSKTRLTYNKDILSRDSGECAICLEELEQGDTIARLPCLCIYHKGCIDEWFEVNRSCPEHPAD is encoded by the exons ATGGGGGCCAAACAGAGCAGCCCAGTATTTGATGGCAGAACTCGGGCTTATTCCAGCTCCGATCTCCCATCTGGAAACCCCAGCCGAGGGGAAAGGATAGCGGGGTTTAGGTACACCAATGGACCAGATGGCCCCAGGATCCGGTACACAGGTGGAGGGCCAGCGAGCTCCGGGCTCAGTATACCGGCCGGCGGCAGGTCAGGATCGCACGTACTCAATCAGAGCCTCGATGGTGACGACGAGAACCAGCTGCCTCCTGACGGCCACAGGTTGCTTATAGGGTCTCTACCGGCCCACCTGTCCCCTCACCTGTTGGGAG GCTTCCACTGTCCTGTTTGCTCCAAGTTTATGGCTTCGGATGAAATAGAGAAGCACCTGCTCATGTGTTTCAGCAAAACACGGCTCACCTACAACA aGGACATCCTGTCCAGAGACTCTGGGGAATGTGCCATCTGTTTAGAAGAGTTGGAGCAGGGAGACACCATTGCCAGGCTGCCTTGCCTCTGTATCTACCATAAAGG GTGTATAGACGAGTGGTTTGAGGTGAATCGCTCATGTCCGGAGCATCCCGCTGACTAG